Proteins from a single region of Drosophila biarmipes strain raj3 chromosome 3R, RU_DBia_V1.1, whole genome shotgun sequence:
- the LOC127011587 gene encoding uncharacterized protein LOC127011587 has product MKEYFRKSIDFDVDRSQELGDFRTYGFMKAVRSDTPIPAAQKKLSATTLTERLHSIHGRVSLNMSESEAGSGGPPSTLASVISIPRQSKMPSFEMKRKQFDEAEFTITRGKVLSDQTHPEDAGETIAFRDPAHASMEEIEAYCNRMHIKFAK; this is encoded by the coding sequence ATGAAGGAATACTTCAGGAAGAGCATTGATTTCGACGTCGATCGCAGCCAGGAGCTGGGCGACTTTCGGACCTATGGATTCATGAAGGCAGTCAGGTCGGACACCCCGATCCCGGCGGCCCAGAAGAAGCTCAGTGCGACCACCCTGACGGAGAGGTTGCACTCGATACACGGAAGGGTGTCGTTGAATATGAGCGAAAGCGAGGCGGGATCAGGCGGACCCCCATCCACTTTGGCCTCAGTGATCTCCATCCCGCGTCAGTCGAAAATGCCCTCCTTCGAGATGAAGCGGAAACAGTTTGACGAGGCCGAGTTCACCATAACGCGAGGCAAGGTACTGAGTGACCAGACGCATCCCGAAGACGCGGGCGAAACCATTGCCTTTCGAGATCCGGCCCACGCGAGTATGGAAGAAATCGAGGCGTATTGCAACAGAATGCACATCAAGTTTGCCAAATGA